The nucleotide sequence GTTCCGTCGAATTCTTTTCGGCACTTTCGGGCATCGAAACCGCAATGTGGGACATCGTCGGCAAGGCCACGAACCAGCCGGTCTATAATTTACTTGGCGGGCCGGTACGCAAGAAAATCCGCGTCTATGCAAATGGCTGGTATTATAAAATGACCGAACCCGCCGACTATGCGCGCGCGGCAGAAAAATGCATTGAAATGGGCTTCACTGCAATCAAGATGGACCCGGTGAGTGGGCCGTGGCGGAACTATCTTTCCCGTGCCGAGGAACGTAAATCCGTCGAAGTGTTGCGCGCCGTGCGTGAAGCGGTTGGACCAGACATCGATATTCTATTGGACTTGCATCGGCGCTTGTCCCCCATGCACGCAATTCGCCTCGCCGACCTCTACGAAGAGTTTGAACCCTATTATTACGAAGAACCCTGCATGTGGGAAAACGTCGAAGCCTTGGCCGATATCAAGGCGTCTATTCGCTTACCTGTCGTCACCGGTGAAGCGATTTATGCCAAGACTGGATTCCGCCCGATCCTTCAGCATAACGCAGCCGATATCATTAATCCTGATGTCGCGAGTTGTGGCGGAATTTTGGAACTAAAAGAAATTGCTGCCATGGCGGAGCCATTTTTTGTCGCCGTGTCGCCGCATAATTATAATTCCACCACCTTGGCGCTGGCGGCCACAGTCCATGCCTCTGCCGTCATGCCGAACTTTATAATTACGGAATACTTCCTGCCATTTGTGGAACTTGGCAAAGAGGTCTGCCCAAATATGCTGGAAGTAAAAGATGGCTATATTGATCTGCCAACCGCGCCAGGCCTGGGCATTGATTTAGATGAAGAAGCCCTTGCCAAACACCCAGGCAAACAGTTTCCACTTCGGAATCTGCGCCACCCAGCCGATGAGGGACCATAATGCCGATCCAATCTAAATATCTTTTTATTGTGAACATGGATGTCACGCCTGAAAAGGAAGCCCTTTTCAATGAAGTCTATGACCAAGAACATGTACCGATGCTGCTCAAAGTCCCAGGAGTTACCGCAGTCACGCGGATGGAGTTAGAGCCCTTAGTCGTGAGCATTGGGGGTGAGTTGAAAACAGTTGCGAACGAGGGGGAGCCGAAGCATTCGGCGATCTATGAAATTGAAAGCCCTGACGTATTGGTGAGCGATGCCTGGGCCGCAGCTGTGGAAGAGGGACGCTGGCCTGAAGAAGTTCGGCCTTACACCTCCAACCGCAGACATTTTCTTCGCAAGGTAACGGGCTGAGATCAATCTGAGCGGAATTTGATCTCCGAAGATTTAGTACCTACACTAGGGTCTAATTAGCATAGCTGCTGCGGAAAATTAGTGAGGAGAATGTGATGTCTTATGAATCTATCTCAGTTGAAGAAATGGTACCCGCTTGTGGTGCGATCATTAATGACATTGATCTTGCTAAGGAACTTACCAATCAGCAGTTTGATGAAATTCACCGCGCCCTGCTCGACCGAACGGTGATCGTCTTTCGCGACCAGGACCTCACCGAAACTCAGCATATAAACTTCACCCGACGGTTTGGAGAAATTCAACCGTCAGCCGTTTCTGGATTCGAGAAAGACGAGAACTATCCCGAGATTGATATCCTACAATCTGATGCCGACAATCCACCGCACGTCACGCGTGATTTGTGGCACGTAGATTTTGCCGGTCGGGAAATGCCGTCCATGGGGACAGCTCTCTATGCACGTCATATCCCACCCGAAGGGGGAGATACGATTTGGGTCAACTCGGTCGCCGCCTATGAAGCCTTATCCGATAGGATGAAAGTGCATGTCGATGGGCTGTGGGCCTATAATGATGCCTACAAAAACTATGACGAACATGTCAGGCCTGAACTCTGGGAAGATGATTCCTTCGTATATGACCGGGACAAAAGATCAACCTATCGACCGGTTTTGCATCCTGTTGTACGCACCCACCCGGTCACCGGAAAAAAGGGCCTGTTTGTTAATGAGTCTATGACCAGCCTGATCAAAGACCTCGACCGGCGGGAAAGTGATCATCTCTTGGCTTATCTCTTCGAACATGTGAAAACGCCGGAATTCCAGTATCGCCATAAATGGCGCACCAATGACCTGGCCGTTTGGGACAACCGTCTGAGCCTTCATTATGCGCTGTTTGATTATACCGAGCACAGGCTGATGCACCGCATCATTCTTAAGGGCGATAAACCAGTTTAGGCAGCTAATTCTGGTGCGTAGTAGGGTTGAGTTCCTTCGATAACAATCCGGTGCATTAATCTCGGGTCATCAACACCAAAACTGTTACGGCGGTGCATGACGCTGCGGTTGTCCCACATGATCATGTCCCCAAGCTGCCAACTTTGTTCCCAGCTAAATTCATCTTGGGTCGCGTGGTCCCAGACTTGGTCCAAAATATCATTACTTTCGTCGACCGGCATGCCCATGATGTAGCCGTTGATACGACGCCCCAGATAAAGCACGTCGCGCCCGGTTTCCGGATGGGTCATGATCATCGGGTGGATGGGACCTGGAATTTTTCTGACATCGTCGGTACCGGGGTCCTTAAGCCCAGCCCGGACTGTACCATCGCTGCTGTGAACTTTTTCGTGCTTTAATGTTTTGCCGTCAATCGCGCCGCGTAGTTCTGCCGGCAATGTCTCCAACGCCTTATACATATTGCAAAATCCGGTCTCGCCCCCGGCACTTGGAATTTTAAGACCGTGGAGCATGCTGCCCATGGGCGGTTCTTCCAGATAATTCATGTCAGAGTGCCAGTACGCTTCACCGCTGCCGAGCGTTCCCGTCGCCTTACCATTCTCATCAACGATATTGGTGATGCGACTAAGCTCTGGGTATTCCGGATACCAAGGGTCGTTGGTCAGTAGTGCGCGAGGCGATAATTCCAAATCACCAAAGCCACGACCAAATGCAAGGTGAGCATCATCATCAAATTCCTGCCCCCGAATTCGCAGAACGAGATATTTCATCCACGCTTCACGAATGGTCGAAAAGTCTTCATCTGTGGTGTTGTTGATATCGAAACCAACAATGTCCGCTCCGAGGGTGGCGTTTGTGGGAATGACTTCGACCATTTTCCTTGCTCCTAACTTTTTGACTTTTAGCCCGAGATTACTTTCTCACCGGCGAATTGGCTCCGCCACATGACCCGCGGCATTGTTGAGTTAACGACTTCACGGCGATGCATGGCGCTGCGATTGTCCCACACCAAAAAA is from Rhodospirillaceae bacterium and encodes:
- a CDS encoding mandelate racemase/muconate lactonizing enzyme family protein, with translation MKVTSVKCITVHPGWRKNWIFVKVETDEGLYGWGEAYSQYDRDPSVVAHVEQLGRYLIGRDPFQIKHFTQMAFDDYAARRGSVEFFSALSGIETAMWDIVGKATNQPVYNLLGGPVRKKIRVYANGWYYKMTEPADYARAAEKCIEMGFTAIKMDPVSGPWRNYLSRAEERKSVEVLRAVREAVGPDIDILLDLHRRLSPMHAIRLADLYEEFEPYYYEEPCMWENVEALADIKASIRLPVVTGEAIYAKTGFRPILQHNAADIINPDVASCGGILELKEIAAMAEPFFVAVSPHNYNSTTLALAATVHASAVMPNFIITEYFLPFVELGKEVCPNMLEVKDGYIDLPTAPGLGIDLDEEALAKHPGKQFPLRNLRHPADEGP
- the tauD gene encoding taurine dioxygenase (catalyzes the conversion of taurine (2-aminoethanesulfonate) to sulfite and aminoacetaldehyde concurrently with the conversion of alpha-ketoglutarate to succinate and carbon dioxide; non-heme iron oxidase; allows the use of taurine as an alternative sulfur source; forms homodimers), with translation MSYESISVEEMVPACGAIINDIDLAKELTNQQFDEIHRALLDRTVIVFRDQDLTETQHINFTRRFGEIQPSAVSGFEKDENYPEIDILQSDADNPPHVTRDLWHVDFAGREMPSMGTALYARHIPPEGGDTIWVNSVAAYEALSDRMKVHVDGLWAYNDAYKNYDEHVRPELWEDDSFVYDRDKRSTYRPVLHPVVRTHPVTGKKGLFVNESMTSLIKDLDRRESDHLLAYLFEHVKTPEFQYRHKWRTNDLAVWDNRLSLHYALFDYTEHRLMHRIILKGDKPV
- a CDS encoding TauD/TfdA family dioxygenase translates to MVEVIPTNATLGADIVGFDINNTTDEDFSTIREAWMKYLVLRIRGQEFDDDAHLAFGRGFGDLELSPRALLTNDPWYPEYPELSRITNIVDENGKATGTLGSGEAYWHSDMNYLEEPPMGSMLHGLKIPSAGGETGFCNMYKALETLPAELRGAIDGKTLKHEKVHSSDGTVRAGLKDPGTDDVRKIPGPIHPMIMTHPETGRDVLYLGRRINGYIMGMPVDESNDILDQVWDHATQDEFSWEQSWQLGDMIMWDNRSVMHRRNSFGVDDPRLMHRIVIEGTQPYYAPELAA